ACCCAGAAGAAGTATGATGGTCGCACTAAACCCATTCCAAGGAAAGGCTCTGTAGAAGGCTTTGAGCCcttggacaagtgtctgttcagaGCTCCTGATGGGAAAGAGAAGATCAGCACCATGGCGAGCTCCAAAGAAGGGAACCCGAGTTTCAGATGGCTGGCTTACTCAGACCTACCAGGAGTTAACACGGATGGGCTGAAGGAGGGGACCAGAAAGAATGACAGCAGGAAGAGCAAAGCAGCACAGGGAAGGGTTCTAGATACCCTGCTTTCACCAGCTAACCACCGAATTACTTATTTTTCCCATGGTTTTTACTGTTGGCCTCAAAGCTAGGTTTCTGGCTCCCCTACAATAAATTTTCAGGTGGGTTGAGGGTCATTTTGGATGGAAGAAGGGCTGAGTGGTTACAGGACAGTTGTAAAAAGCCAAGTTTATTTTAGAATTGGCTGATGGGTCTGTGTTGCATGGTTGTATATCCTGGGATTATAAAATCTCTGCATCCAGGTGAAGAGCCGTGGATCATTAAACTTGTATTTAcccacaaaaaatttttttgaaaaatagttaagatagtaaattttatgttacatatattttaccgcatttttaaaattttcctaatcAAAAAGAgacttggagcacctgggtggctcagtcagctaaacagATGactcttggagcacctgggtggctcagtgggttaaagcctctgccttaggctcaggtcatgatctcagggtcctgggatagagccccgcatcaggctctctgctcagcagggagcctgtttcccttcctctctctgcctacctgtgacctctgtctgtcaaataaataaataaaatctttaaaaaaaaaaaaaaaaaaaaacggctcttggctttggctcaggtcgtgatctcacggccatgggatccagtcccgcacaGGGacccacgctcagcacagagtctgcttgggattctctccttgtttccctttcctcctccctccccatcggcccctccccctggcccaaGCGCATGTGTGTGCTGGAACACAtgagcttttctctctttctctctctctcaaataaataaataaaatctttgaaaaaaagagagacacttTTTCCCCTGTAGTTTCATTATTTAAGCACAGGTACTTGCATATGGaagatatttaacaaatatgtattgaatggATAGATGAACGGAGGAGGGGACGGACGGATGAAAGGACCGGACAGAGAGATGGGACTACGAACAGAAGACCGACATATACACCAATAATTACTATGGCATGTCAACCTAGTGAAGTGGACCCTGTGACTATGAAGAAGGGAAGAGTCCCTACTATGGCTGACTCTGATATAGTATTTACCCTACAGAACTACTTTGTCTTATCCAccaacaccacacacacagaaaatttttttaaagattttatttatgtatttgacagagagagagagagagatcacaagtaggcagagaggcaggtagagagacagggggaagcaggctccccgctgagcagagagcccgatgcgggggctcgatcccaggaccctgacatcacgatctgagccaaaggcagaggcttaacccactgagccagccaggtgcccccacacaaaaaaatataatagagatttcattctttcgggttgagtaatttttattttttctcttatttctctttatcaCCATATAATCTGTCTTTCGACCTAgatgaaattaaaagagaaaaatccatttttgtcACCTTTGCTCTTTCCAGAACCTCTCTTAATCCAAAAGGGTAATGTGAAATAAGGCTTACAATCAACACTGCAGAAGACGAAAGCAGGTGATAAGTAGCTTGCCCGTAAGTTATTAATCAGCTATCCTCCAGGGCGTAGTGTTACGAAGCTGTGTCATGTAATAAACAGCAGGCGAAAtgaattatctccattttctgaCTCTGAAGTGCAGGCATGTGCTATAAAACTAAATTGACATCTGTTAGCAGGCTTGTCACATGGATGGTTTTTTCCTGCAGAATctggaataaattaaatcttaaaataaaacttggaaCAGAGAGGCTGCTTTACATAATTCCTTCTAATGGCGTGCTGATTTTAAAGAGAGGCTCTCACAAGAaatgtttcattatcattttaattgCAAAACTGTTGAATGCCACTCCATGCTAGGAAATCAGTGTTTTTATAATGTCCTTATGTTTTTAACTAAAAAGTGGCAAGTGACACCTTCCTCGCTGGCTGGAAGATAAATCAGCTTTTACCTCCAAATAAAACCATGGCCACTTTTCCCCCAAGTCCCTGGAGCTTGTTTCATGGGTGGCTGGTTATGCAGGGCACCTCTGAGCACTGGCACGGCTGAGTTCCCGGGTCAGAAATGGCTGGCCGGGGTGTGACCTCACAGGGTTTGCTCAGGAATACAATCCCTCAGAGGATTCACCAATAGATTAGCAAGTTCTGGGGCCACTTACTGTCAAAAGGCATTAAGCACTTTCTAACACAAGAGAGAGGAACTGGCGGAGTTGCATGACCCGGTGAAACTGGGCTGTGTAACACTGAACAAAACATTCTGTGCAAAAGAAAGTCACATAGACGGAAACCTTCACCGGTCCCAAAGCTTACAGCCCCTCTGCTCCCTCAGGACTCCTTTGGCTCCCCTTCCCAAAACTTTGCCAAAATGACAAAATCCTCAGACAACTACACCCTCCCCTGGTACAcagcagagaagaaaaccaaatacCAGATCCCCAGAGGCTCGTTTCCTGCAGGAGTGGAACCCTCCCCTTTTGTAATAATGGCAGGTGCCTTTGAAAATCTCAAAAATGCAACACTCAGTCAAAATGCTTTGTTTTACATAACATCATAATTCTGCTCTCCTTAAAATTCTTCGTTCATTTCTCTCACCGATATAGCGTATTGGCCTGTACGACCTTCTCAAAGAGTCACGGCTCATATCCCACACCTTCTCATAGGGAACAGCGAGGCACAGAGGACATAGGAACTCagtgaagagacagagaaggaggctgCAGAAGTGGACAGACTCTCAACCCCCTTCTTATTTAAAGGGTTTCCCAcacaggagggggggggggagatttgCAAAGGGAAGGCTGAGGCCCCACAGCCCTCTCTACATGCTGAGGCCCCTCCCAGGGTGATCTTCCTATTACCTGGGTTAGAGTTGGGGTGGGTCAGTTGAAAAGGCAGCTTCCCGGGCTCCATGACAGACCAACTAAGTGAGAATCTCTAAGGTTGGTTCTGGGTTCgaagtttttattgttgttgttgttgttttaacttatttgacagacagagatcacaagtaggcagagaagcaggcagagaaatttggctccccaccaagcagagggccccatgcggggctcgatcccaggaccctgggatcatgacctgagccgaaggcagaagctctaacccactgagccacccaggtgcttttgggttttttttttttaaagatttatttatttattatttgacagacagagatcacaagtaggcagagaggcaggcagagagagaggaggaagcaggctccctgctgagcagagagcccaatgtggggctggatcccaggaccctgggatcatgacctgaactcaaggcagaggctttaacccactgagccacccaggtgcccctgggttcgAAGTTTTAATCAAGGTCCCTAGCTGATGGGATCCTTTGCTTATGCTAttaattttggtttgttttccagtGTTACCAATGCTTACAGTGCAACCTGAGAACCACTCGGTTGTAGAGATGGGAGTGGGTGTCCAGACGGGAGCACTGCTCACGCACGACTCACCAGTCATGGCTTCTGCCCAAGGAAAACACATACCACTGCTAGATCCAGAGGCACCTAACTCGTTCTTCTAACAGGCTTTATAACCTGCATGCTAGCTAAAAACTGAATGGTCTGAAAAATCACTACGAGCCCAGAAATTTGCTTCACAGCAAATCTTACCATTATAGATAAGTGAAAAAGGGTAAAAAGCCGAAACTCATTTCCTACGTGTTGAGTGCCGAAGTTCTAGATCCCCGTTCCCAAGCTGGTTTGTCCTTTAGGTATACTACAGATTGATGGGGACAGAAAAATGTCTCTACATCTCAAATTGCAATTCAGGAGCGTAGCTGACTCATTATTCCTAAATTGCTACTGGCTCATTTCACAGAAATGCAGGCTTGTCATGATTAAATAGCATTTCTGCAAGACGAAGCTGCCTTCAAAGACAGAAGATACACACATCTCTCTGGAAAAGTAATATAAACAAGTCTACACGGAAGACTGCCCTGGGCCCTAAAAGAGTCACCTGGATTTCTACCTTTACCATAGCATATCTTGTTGCCATGGTGTTTTCCATCCAAGTATCCTGAACGTCAGTGGATAAGGCTTCGGGATGGTCTAGCTGCCGCTTCGGAATTCTGCGGTGGGCTGTGTGAAAAGATCAAGCATCCAAACTTCATTACCTGCACGTTTTATTTAGGAAGATGCTGGGTAGAAAGTGAGGTCATGTACCTTATATATTTCCTGAGCACTTCCCTAGGTAGTTGGGATGAGAGCCTAATGATGGGAGTCCTGCTCTTAAGCCATATGCTCCTTCATTAGGAACATACCTCTGACAGGCAGGGATCTAACTGGAGAGTAAACCACGAGTCACCTAGGACTGGGGCATGTCTGGGCCTTGAACTGGTATGGGAGACCACtgggagacattttttttttttaggattttatctatttactcagcagacagagatcacaagtaggcagagaagcaggcagagagagagggaggaagcaggtttcccactgagcagagagcccgatttggggcctgatactaggaccctgagatcatgacccgagccgaaagcagaggccccaacccactgagccacccaggtgccccgggagacATTTTTATAAAGGAATGTCCCTCCCGAGGAAAAAACTTTGTTCCAAGAAACAAGCAAGTTTGAAACTGAAATCTGGTAGAGGCtggcacagaaatggaaaaatgatctgAAGCATAGGACATCATCGGTGCCTCATACCACCCTTGGCAGGGACTCAGGCTGAGGGTGGCGGACGTCGGAACACAAGGTGGTCCAGGGGTGTCCAGGTGGCCCCGTCAGTTGAGtggcagactcttggttttggccggGGTCTCATCACCatgtcccaggatggagcccagggcctggctcccagctccacggggggtctgcttgggtttctcacactcattcttcctctgaccctcccccctgtgctcactctctctcactgaaataaataataaaataaaatataaaataaaatgaaataaactaaaataaagtgGTCCAGTGCCAGGCCTCTTGGAAGACACCCATTACTAGTAAACATCCTCTGCTCCTGTGTTACTCAGACTACCTTACAGGTCTTGCTATTCAAGGTATAGTTCCCCAAGCAGCAGTCTCACCAGAGCCTGAGAGCATGCCACGAATGCCGCATCTCAGGACACACCCCAGAACTTCAGAATCAACGTCTGCATTTTAATTAGATTCCCCGGTGATTCACCTATACATTAAATATGAGCCAAAATGACATGAAATATGATTTAGGCACTACAAATAAGCATTTCAAAATCTTCTGTTCGTTAggtatttttaacatgtattagAAAACATAAGTAAGCCACAGTTTACTCTTGAGTCCATGGGTACTACTTCTCCAGATAATTCTAAGAAAGGTAAGTCAGTTTAAAGTTGACTTAAAGGAAAGTTTAAGGGAAAATGTACCCCCATGCCAAATACAAACCGAAAAGTGAGATTTGTAAGAGAAGGAGATTACAAAGGACGTGAACTAAAGctatattggaaggggaggtgaacgatgagagactagggactctgaaaaacaatctgagggttttgaaggggcggcgggtgggaggttggggtaccaggtggtgggtattatggagggcacggattgcatggagcactgggtgtggtgcaaaaataatgaaaattaaaaaaaaaaaaagaaaatagaggaatcTAGaatgatatttcatataaatatttaacagaacaaaacaaaacaaacaaacaaaactggtaCAGCAGAACTAACAGCAAACAAAGGAGAATTTAAGGCAAAGGAAATTTCCAGGAATGAAGAGTGACATAATATATCCATGCAGAGAAATTTTCTTCCTGAGTCtaccattttccatttccaccaGCAAAGCCGGAGTATTCTTCCCAAGAAGCCTTTCACTCTAGGGCGCTATCAACATCTTGTTTATAATTTGCTCAAGTAataagcaaaaggaaagggaacgTTTTTGTGGCTTAATTTCAAAGCGCCCCTTGTCTGCAGCACAGCACCTGCCTACCTACCGCAGGACAGACCTGAGGTCTGGTGAAGGGTGTGGAGCTCCAGGCCCAGGGActcaggccccgcccctccaGCGAGGGTAGTGGGGGACAGCCCGCCCCCACGCAGGGGTGGAGGAGTCGGGGACCCGCCCCCACGCAGCCATCCCACCCGCGGCCCCAGGCCCCGcgctctgcttctgcttctgctccgTATTAATTCTCAGcagtttatttaatttctctacaGCACAGTGTTTACTTTCTACACGATTGCCAGCAAAGCTGTTCCGGGCCCCGGGGCAGCAAACAGTCCCAATTGTCTACGACCCCCTCTGAAGAACCAATTGCCCTTCAGTTTCCGCACAAAGCTTTCATTAAAAACTCTTGAGTTGAATTAGGTGCGGTTATCAATTTCCTGGGGAATCTGATATATTTTCcgagaaaacaaagagaaagaaaaaaagaaaggctttctATAAAATTTTGTGAAGACTTACTGAAACTGTTCATTAAAACTCTTTGAGtttaaaatcatttcttaaaagattttatctatttatttgacagagatcacaagtaggtagggcGAGGGTgtgggcgggaagcaggctccctgccaagcagagcgcctgattggaggctgatcccaggaccctgagatcatgacctgagccaaaggcagaggctttaacccactgcgccacccaggcgcccccgagtttacaattatttttaagtcacaCTGCGCTCTCTGATCGAATTCTCAAAAACAATCCATTTGGGAAGGATCGTGGTCCCTATTACACTGGCAATGAAATGGAGCACCAGAGCAATTAAATGACTCAAATGGTGCCAAATgctaatgaaaataataataataataataattaactaaCTAACGTGAGAATGGGTGCTTCAAACGTTAATCACCGAGCTTCCAGAGGTAACCTCTAAGGCAGTACTGTTACTCATTCGATCAATGGCATGGTTAAGACTGAAAGTAGTAATTTCTCAATCAGCCTGGATCATTTAGGGTACTCTGTGTAATAAAGGCTTTAGGGGGAAAAAGCACACATCATGATTAATATGAGTGGAAATTTCAGACTCAATACACCCAGTCCTGTTCTGGAAAAATTCTTAAGCATCATTACAGCAACAAGCACATCAGCAAGGAGAAGCCAGCTGATCATTAATAATACTCGACCCAGGGAATAGGATTCCCTGCCAGACTTGGCTTTCTGGTTCTCCCACTTTTGCTGATGCTGCTGCTCTCACCTGATGCTTTAGAAATGTTTTTGATTTACAGCTGGCAACTAAAATTACCCAAGAGTTTTCAAAGCAGAACAAAAGCCCTATGCGTCTTTCTGTCACCCTCTCAGAGTCTGGCTTTTCCTTTTGGCCTGAGTAGCTGGAATCTACggatgaataaaaagaagaaaaatcacagctTCCCCTAGAAAACACCTCCTAACTGTATGAAACAGTTTTACATCATGAGGTGAAAATAACACAACAAAAACCCTTCTGGTTTCTAAAGTCGGTAGCAGAAGAAATGAGTGAAGAAGGCAAGACTCAAGGACAGACATGTGTGTGAGAGTTTTCTACTTGCTTTCCCCGCCAGGGCTACCTCCTCTTTACCACTGTCTGTacacatgcaggaaaatgaaaacagacctTGCTTGTTGCAGGCCAGAAATGCAGTTTCCTTTTATCTGGCACCACATAGCTTCTAGAGGCCTGTTCCTAATGGAAGCAATCACTCACTGATGGGTTTCATTTCcgctttttgttttaaagcatttgccaaaacaaacaaacaaacaaaccaaaaaaacacctAGGAAAGAATATCAGAATCTTTCAAAATCCTCCATAtcgaattttttaaaaagatttatttatttatttttttgacagacatcacaagtaggcagagaggcaggcagagagagagaggaaaaagcagggtccctgctgagcagagagccagactcggggcttgatcccatgaacCTGGGatcatttttaaagcagcaaataTATACTTGGCAATTCTGGCCCAGATCGCTttcgtgttctttttttttttttgtggtaaaatatacataacataaaatttaccatctcaaCCATTTTTAGGTGTCATTactaatgtttttaataaaaataagtagccTTAGGAATATTAAAAACATCCTTTAAAACATTTATCCTTTTTAGGTACTACTGTAAATATTTCTGCTGTCCCAGGAGCAGCATAAAAGATCTCATTAAAAGATCTCGTGCTTCATCCTCAGCATAAAACTTTGCCCACTGTGGCTCCTGCGGAGTTAAACAAACACAATTCCGGTGCATACCTGAttatttgaaaacacattttcataGGAAATGTGGCTTGGATGTATTTTATCCACGGGTCATTCTTCAAAGCCTTATTTTATCCTCACATTTACCAAATCTTTTGCTGAAATATTCTCCAAAAAAGCAGTCTCGACAAAGTCTATTCTTTGAAGGGTGAGGGCAGATAGGGCCAGGGAATAAAGAGCCTTAAGGAGGAGCAACAGGAGTCCCAACTGAACACAAAGAATCTGTAGCTAGCTGTCTGAATCACCAAG
The sequence above is drawn from the Mustela nigripes isolate SB6536 chromosome 5, MUSNIG.SB6536, whole genome shotgun sequence genome and encodes:
- the LOC132018510 gene encoding signal recognition particle 14 kDa protein-like, whose product is MALPETGQFRTQLTRLLKKCQLSGSVFITQKKYDGRTKPIPRKGSVEGFEPLDKCLFRAPDGKEKISTMASSKEGNPSFRWLAYSDLPGVNTDGLKEGTRKNDSRKSKAAQGRVLDTLLSPANHRITYFSHGFYCWPQS